The genome window AAGAGGTAACCAAATAGACTACCATCATTATTGTTCGCTATTGACTCTATGCCCCAATGTGATCTTAGATAAAAGATGTCCAAAAGAGAGGTTTTTTCCCACCGACCTTAGTCTTAAAATAGGTTACGGCCCTTGGATATCAGCAGTGTGCACGTGCCTTCCATTTACTACCCTGTCTCGCTACACAAGACGAGACAGACAAGACCTTCGAAATACGTGTACAGAGACCGTCGCTTCCCCATTGACCAACCCTTTATGCGAGGACGCTTGTCCATCGCCTTTTATATATGTTCTATAGCAGTGAACATTCATTTTGAATAAGCCAAGAACCACATACTGAAGAAAATGGAAGATGGAGTAGCAGAAAACGAAGGCTTCCATGGAGCTAAAGAAAGAGGATATGAAGAAGATCATAAGGGAGGTGATGGAGCTAAAACCAGTGGATTCATGAAAAATCTGATCTCGAACTGGGTTTCTAGAGGAGAAGATGATGAAACAGAGGGAGATGATATTGGAGAGGGTGGAGTCAAGGAAAAGGCCGGTGGACTTCTTGACCATCTTACTAACTTGGTTTCTCCAAAAGCAGGAAGGATGgctgaagagaaagaaaagggagcAAGTGAAAACCATGAGGGGTTGCGTTCAGATGAAGAAGTGGATGGCAGTATTGGAGTTGGTGAGAGGCTGATCAGTAATTTAAAATCCAAGTTTCTGCATCAAAGTGAAGGGGAAGTGACAGAGAGTggagaaaagagaaggaagattattgaagacgaagaagaaaccAAGAAGACAATATCAGAAGAAGAAAGTGGTGGAATCATTgacgaaattgtttctcatttGCCCCCATCTCTTCCAGGTTCAGCGTCCAGTACTTTTTTCTTCCTCATGATATTGACTATTGTTTTAATGGCTGCCACGGAAGATAATAAAGGTTGTATGTTTTCATGGCATATGATGCAGCCCCCACAACTGACGAAGCCGCCTTGCTGATTAACAGTTTCGTCCGAGATTAAggaaagatgatgatgatgatgttcatACTTGAAGCTGCTTGCATGATTGTGTTGAATTCTTTGTTGAAGTTGTAGTTCAAATGGAAAAGGCTGTGGAGCAATGTCCATGGATTTTAGCTCTGGTGTTTctgtatggattttttttttctttctaaattgcTAGCACTTGCAGGGCATCCCTGTTTTTGTAATATCAAAACTTGCTCTGTCCAGTGAGATTTGAACATGAAATTGtcattttagtggtgtaatatTGTGAGACGGGacttgtatttttcatttttagtgTCTACCCAACAAGATTTTATAGCAATCTCTAGGCCAAATTGTATTACTCGAGagattttaagtttgattttcacGGGAATAATATCTTTGTGAttgttttgactcaacttatccGTGTGCAATTAGTATGGACTCCTTTATCACCGATTTTATCAT of Tripterygium wilfordii isolate XIE 37 chromosome 13, ASM1340144v1, whole genome shotgun sequence contains these proteins:
- the LOC120013658 gene encoding uncharacterized protein LOC120013658, which translates into the protein MEDGVAENEGFHGAKERGYEEDHKGGDGAKTSGFMKNLISNWVSRGEDDETEGDDIGEGGVKEKAGGLLDHLTNLVSPKAGRMAEEKEKGASENHEGLRSDEEVDGSIGVGERLISNLKSKFLHQSEGEVTESGEKRRKIIEDEEETKKTISEEESGGIIDEIVSHLPPSLPAPTTDEAALLINSFVRD